From the genome of Erinaceus europaeus chromosome 1, mEriEur2.1, whole genome shotgun sequence:
TTAGACAACTTGTCCAGAGTCACACAACTCATAAGTGACcgagctgggatttgaactcagggagCTGGCCCCACTGTCTTAGCTGTCATTATTCATCTGCCCAGTCCACATCATATAATCAGCGCATAACAGCTGCTGGTGAGCATTCATACTCTTAGTAAGAAACTTTTCTTATTCCATCTTGATTCAGATTTCCAACACCAGGAAGTCAAGAGTTTCCATGGCTCTTGCTCCCTCCTGCAAGTCCCAGCCAGGCTGTCCCACCAGACTCCGGCTGAATTCAGAGAAGAGAGTTGTTCACCCCTCAAGTGAGTCTTAGCCAGGCCAGAGACCAAGTGTAGGTCTGGGCTCTGGTCTGCTGTCCAAAAGACCTTCACATCATTTGTCTGATATCCCTGCTCCTAGGGTAagctcaagctcctgatccctacATCCTATATCTCCCTGTTCTGTGTCAGGTGTTTCTGTCCTTCCTGAGAATACAGCTCAAACTCTTAGTCATTCTcgaaacatttttctttctgtcatgtTGGGCAACCTGACAGCAAACTCTTTACAGTGTCTCCAGAAACCACATTTGGTGGTAGCCCCCAAATATCCCCCTGCTTTTTTTCCTGACCCCATCTTCACTCTTGATACACCAGCTTGAGGGCTCCTTTTAACACATAAGTCACATCATGTCCTCTGCCAACAtgttccccccccccagccacttCTGCCTCCTCAGAATGAAAGCCCAAGTCCTCTCTCTCAGTGACCATGTGGTCTCATAGAACCCAGTTACTAGTTTCCCTTTCACCTCCTCAAGCTTCCTCCTGCTCCTTGCTGCAGCCACAAGGCCCCTTACTATTCCGTAGCATCCCACCTCCTCAGCAGACAGGCATCTTCCCACCTCAGGACATTTGCACAGACAGTGCCTGCTACCAGCCAGTGGCTCTTTCTCAGACAACTGCAGGACAGGTTCCCTTGCTTCCTTTATATCGTCAGACATCACCTCCTCAGAGATGCTTCCCTCAGTcgccccttcttcctttttctcataCTAACCACCATCTCCCATCTCACACAATAAACTCTACTTATTCATTGTGTTTCTTTGCACCCAAGTGACAGCTCCAGTGAAGGCAGGGATTTGCTTAGGATAGTACTTGGGAGGCACATAGTAGGTACCcgggccagtggcacacctggttgagtgcacatattatgatgTTCAAAGCCCAGAGTTTGAGCccatgcttcccacctgcaggggggatgcttctgagtggtgatgcaggtctgcaggtgtctatttttctctccctctctatcttccccttccctctcaatctgtctctgttCTACCAAGCAAAACTagacagggaaaaaaatgttgaatgCATAAATGACACAAGTTCTAGCAGGGCACACTGACAACACATGTACTTAAGTCCTTTTTATCTATAATTTCATTTTATCCTTAATCATAATGAaggtcctttttaaattttattttattatttatttattttctctttcattgcccttttttagtgttgttgtagttattattgttgttattgatgttgttgttagataggacagagagaaatgagagaggaggggaagacagagagggagagagaaagatagacacctgtagacctgcttcactgcctgtgaagcgactcccctgcaggtggggagctgggggcttgaaccaggatccttacagtggcccttgcactttgtgccacatgcgcttaacctgctgcactacagcccaactgccAATGAAGGTCCTTTTAAGACCCCTGATTACAGATGAGGGGACTGGAGCTCAGAGAGTTCAATCAGAGGTTAAACCACCTGCTGAGAATCATGCAGTTTGTAGGTGGCTAAGGGTAGATAACCAGAACAATGAAACAACTCTGTGGCCCCTTCTTCTGCAAGGGACTCTCAGAGGGGAGGGACAGGGAAATTAGATGACAGGACTCTGCTCAGATGTTCTTTAAAGGGAGTTGCTGGAAAATGGGAATGGCAGAGAGGTGGTAAAAGGAGTGGGATTTTGGCAGTTATACACATGttaagtggggggtgggtgggatgtcaAGAGCATATAAACTAGGAGGTGTCTCAAAATGTTTGGACCCCTTGCACAAAGAAGCTTACAGATCCCcaaggcagggtggggtggggtggctgcCTACCCATGATGGGGGTAGTcatgaccccacccccacccccaccctcaccccaacccACTCGGAGCTGGAGGGCCCAGGAGAGGCGCCAGGAAACCTGGCTAAAATGACCGCCCTTCCAGCTGACTTTCCCAAACAAGTCCTGTGTTTACCAGTCATCTCAGTGACAGGAAGGCCCCAGGCTAGAGTGCTGGAACCTGCTGGAGAAGGGAGCTCAGCCAGGTTGGAGGAAGGGTTAGGGCCCAGCTGCCCCCTGGTTTCTAGGAAACAGGAGCTCATACAGTCAGTGATGACTGGGAGCCAACTGCTGTGACCCagaaggaagtgggagagctGACAGGGTCCTGcgttccctcccctcccaccccaacacacacactgcagtgaggGACACCACCTGCTTCTGTTTACTGAGCACCTGCTATGTGTCAGAACTGGGGCAAAATGCTTCTGGCACAGCAGCTCCTTTCATCCTCCAGGGGCCCAGAGAGGTGAAGTAACTTGCCCTAAGTCCCATAGGCAACAAGCAGGGAGCTGGCATTTGACCTCCCTCTGCCTGGTTTCTAAATTCATGTGTCTCTGTGGACCTtttttaaggttttcttttttcttttcttttttttaaagaattttaaaaaatattttatttattttagtgagagatacagaaagagcaagaagacctgagcactgctcagctctggcttgtggtggtgctggggattgaacctgggaccttcagagcctcaggcataaaagtcttttgcataaccattatgctgtcttcccagccctttcttttcttttaaacttttttttttcattttgttgtccttgttttatcattgttgtggttattaatctgttgtcatcattgttgtcatcgttgttggataggacagagagaaacggagagaggaggggaagacagagagggggagagaaagatagacacctgcagacctgcttcaccacctgtgaaaagactcccctgcaggtggggagccgggggctcgaacagggatccttacgtcagtccttgcactctgcgccatgtgcgctcaatcttttacactttttaaaaatgtatatttttaaattttttattgtcaccagggttattactgagactgagtgcctgcatgacaaagccactgctcctgttgcccattttttcctttttttttttttttcctttactttggctgatagaacagaaaaattaagaagggatgggggaaacagagaagtggagagacagagagacacctgcagtacttgctctattgctcatgaagcttctctcctgtaagtggggagtgggaacttgaacctgggtccttgtgcatggtaatatgtgtgcttaatcaggtgtgccaccacttggaccccatagttttctttttacaaTTCCAGGATCAGTTGGTTGAGGGAATACTGGTTTACAGGACTGTCACAAGGGTATATTTCTGCATGCCCCCTCCTGGTGTTAGTGCCACTCAGCCTCTATCAGACAGCCACCTCAGGCCACTGTATCCCCACCCAAGACTCACTCTTCCAAGACCCAGGAAAGCCTACTCACCGTACGTCCTTGCCCCAGACCAGCCTGAATGACGCCATCATGCACTTGGATgaccctttcttctcttttccccccCTCTCATTTAGCAGTTTTTAATGAAAGTTGCATATAAAATGATTTCATTCCTGCTTCTTCTCAATGGTTTCTTCCTTATATTTGcccttttcttttcctacttGGCAAGACTTGGCTTTGCGTTCAAGGATCCTCTTGCAGTCTTTGTCCAGTTTGAGTGTGGTGTTAACCACCTTGCTTGGGTGAATGTCTCCATGGATGATCATGCTATTTGCCTTCTCTTGCTGCACTTGCTCAATGTAGATGACATATTTCTTCCTGTAACCTTGGACTACTTTGCTGATATGCTGTCTTTTGTAATGCCTTCAAATAACCAGGACTTCATCATCCTTTCATATGGGCATGGATTGAGCATTGTACTTCTGTCTCAACTCtttggaaagaggggaagacataaccTTCCTGTGAATGCAGGAAGGTGCATTGAAATGCCTGTTACTGTTCTTGCCTCGGTCAGAAGTCACAAAGGGATTGAAATTCATGCTGGCTGCTGGAGCTCCGGCGATGGCCGCAAAAGGGAAGAGTGGACGCTCCTTttactgtccctttctctctccctctgagccACCTTGAAGGTCACTAGAGACCTTCACTCTGTCCTGGAGGTAGTAACTTTCACATCTGTCTCCCACACATACTGACCCAAAACTCCATCAAGACAAGGATGGTGTCTTGGCCCCCTGACTAGGAGCCATGAGCTGGCTCATAGGAGGGGCAAAGTATAGCTCTCTTGATTTGTCAGGGGTCAGGATCACTTTATCAGCATCTCTCAGGTGCTAAGCTGTGTGCCAGGCATTCACTCAAAAGGCATTTTCTGAGCTCCTGTGCCCTATCCATGCTTTGTGCTGGCTGGGCAAGGAGAGCCAGAATGGACACTCTGGGCCTCAGTTGTCATGTTCCTGGGTGGTAATAAAGTCCACAGCTTGTGGGCTTTATTCTGAGTGTTTTGTGAGCACCTGCTGTACATCTTggatgtgtgtgcacacacattcTCTCATGTAACTGAAGGTACAGGGGACTGTTCCCATGATTGCTACTGTTAAGGTGATTTAGAGACCTTAAGAAACTTGCGCAAAGTCACACAGCCAGCCAATGAAACCCCTAGCCTGACAGCAGTGGCTGCAACATAGCAGATGGATAATGAACATAGACTTCATGAAATCTGTGTGGGTATAATAGTGAATACTACTGATACAGATGAGTTATAATAGAACTACTGAAAACAGCAGAGTTAGCTCCAACCCACTGAAGGTCTCCTCTGCAGTGGATTTATCTCATTCAGTCTATATACACCCCTGTGAAATAGGTATTGTTATAACCCATCTTGAGGTGAGAAAATGAGGCAAGTGAACTCACTTGGCCAAGGTCCACACTGCCAAAGGGGCTGAGATAAGGCCAGACCCCATGCCAGGCTATCTTCCCACAGACACCAGGATGGGCTGCCAGGAGGAAAGAGAGTAGTTGGGGCTCAGACCATGTGAGAGCTGTGTCCCCTGGGGACCCAGGCCAGCTCTGTGAGAGGATCCTGTGGAGAAGGTGGCCTATGGAGTGGTCACTGACAGCAACCCAACTGGTATTTCCTCCTCCACAGGGGAAGAGGATGATGGGAGCTGTGAGATGAACGGCCAACTGTACCGGGATGGGGAGACCTTCCAGCCACACTGCAGGGTGCTCTGCCGTTGCCAGGACGGTGGCCTCACCTGCATGCCCCTGTGCAGTGAAGACGTGAGGCTGCCCAGCTGggactgcccccaccccaggaggGTCGAGCTCCCCGGAAAGTGCTGTCCTGAGTGGGTGTgcgagcagggctgggggctggggctccagTCCCTCCCAGTCCAAGGTGAGTGCAGGGCAGGCCTGAGTCAAGGGGTGGGCATAGGGATGGGTGGCCTGGGGTTTCACCACTAGGACACCTCAATGCACAGGTTTTCCTGAAAGTCTGGAGGAGAAAAGGACACCCAAATGTTTAATGAGTATCTATTTTAAGCCTAGTATGTGCTAGATACTGTGCACATGTCATTTCACTCTGCATTAGGGAAGCAGGAATGGAGAGTCCTGGGCCCTCCTTAAAATGGATCAaacagggtgctgggtggtggcatacccagttgagaacacagcttatcatgagcaaggacccaggtttgagctcctgttccTCACCTTCactaatagtgaagcagggctgtaggtgtctatctctctccctctctatctccccctcccttcctatctcaatttctctgtcctatcaaataaaataggaccaaaaaaagggaaaaaaagggtggGATAGCCACTTGAAACCCCAGAGATAAGCCCAGtgacaaaaaacaacaaacaaaacaaaacaaaaaacaagaagcaATGGTATATCATTTTGCTTGGGTTACTTATTTTCTATTTGAAAttcttttgcagtgctagggattgaattcagggtcTTATATGTGCATAACAGATCTTCCACTGAGTTATGTCTCTGATGaagtatatctttttatttatttattttttcctttttttttttttgcctccaaggttatcgctggggctcagtgcctgcaccacaaatccactgctcctcacgaccattttttccatttttgttgctgctgttgttagacaggacagagagaaattgagagaggaggggaagacagaggagcagagaaagacagacaccggcagacctgcttcactgcttgtgaagtgacccccctacaggtggggagccagaggctcgaaccaggatctttgtacaGATCCTTGTGCtacctactatgtgcacttaacccagtgcactactgcccagcccctgaagtatataattttaaataacaaattaaattaaaagttggtgaaagattaaaaaagttaaaatgctTTAACAAAATCCTGACACTTCATAGCAAAGGTATAATAGAAATATACTATAATGTACATTCTTATTCTATCTGCAGGGTACACATTAATATCTATATAATTTTATTCCATTACATATTATCAATCAGTTATCATTTGTGCTTATCAAAAGAGAAACTCAAAACAGTAACAGTGATTGGCTGTGGGGGCTGGGACTGGTGGTAGACAGAACGGATGCTTGAGTTTTAGaagttttattattaaaaattactAAGCATcttaca
Proteins encoded in this window:
- the LOC103120448 gene encoding LOW QUALITY PROTEIN: large ribosomal subunit protein uL24-like (The sequence of the model RefSeq protein was modified relative to this genomic sequence to represent the inferred CDS: substituted 2 bases at 2 genomic stop codons), which produces MNFNPFVTSDRGKNSNRHFNAPSCIHRKVMSSPLSKELRQKYNAQSMPIXKDDEVLVIXRHYKRQHISKVVQGYRKKYVIYIEQVQQEKANSMIIHGDIHPSKVVNTTLKLDKDCKRILERKAKSCQVGKEKGKYKEETIEKKQE